The proteins below are encoded in one region of Aulosira sp. FACHB-615:
- a CDS encoding WecB/TagA/CpsF family glycosyltransferase: MVAEVLLPTQKVLDFPITALSFEDQIQKIIEWAIAHESRSVYVANVHMLIEAHWQPEFANILRNSDMVTPDGMPLVWMMRRMGSPYQDRVAGMDIFLETCQYAQTHNLSFFFVGSQTEILARIQARLKQEFPQLKIAGMEPLPFRPLTETEDEVLVNKINSSGAGVVWVSLGCPKQEKWIAQHKGKIRAVMIGVGGVFPVYAGIHKRAPRIMRDLGLEWLYRWLQEPRRLWRRYTTTIPIFIWLAAKQLFLSSRIAAVFPKTTVE, from the coding sequence ATGGTAGCAGAAGTGTTACTACCTACTCAAAAAGTGCTTGATTTCCCTATTACTGCTTTAAGCTTTGAGGATCAGATACAGAAAATTATAGAATGGGCGATCGCTCATGAAAGTAGAAGTGTATATGTAGCAAATGTACACATGCTCATAGAAGCGCACTGGCAGCCTGAGTTCGCTAACATTCTGAGAAATTCAGATATGGTGACTCCTGATGGTATGCCTTTAGTCTGGATGATGCGCCGAATGGGATCTCCTTACCAAGATCGTGTAGCGGGTATGGATATTTTTTTGGAAACATGTCAATACGCCCAAACACATAATTTAAGTTTTTTCTTTGTCGGTTCACAAACTGAAATTCTGGCGAGAATACAAGCCAGATTAAAACAAGAATTTCCCCAACTAAAAATAGCTGGAATGGAACCCCTACCCTTCCGCCCACTCACAGAAACTGAAGATGAAGTTTTAGTCAATAAAATCAACTCCAGTGGGGCTGGTGTAGTTTGGGTATCTTTGGGATGTCCAAAACAAGAAAAATGGATAGCGCAACACAAAGGTAAAATTCGTGCAGTCATGATCGGAGTAGGCGGCGTTTTCCCTGTGTATGCCGGCATTCACAAGCGTGCGCCACGTATCATGAGAGACTTAGGCTTAGAATGGCTATATCGCTGGCTTCAAGAACCGCGACGACTGTGGCGGCGCTACACAACAACAATCCCTATATTCATCTGGCTGGCGGCTAAACAGTTATTTTTATCTAGTCGTATTGCTGCCGTTTTTCCAAAAACTACAGTGGAATAA
- a CDS encoding lipopolysaccharide biosynthesis protein translates to MEPPKQTSNLRQKAVKGVLWSAIESWGKQAVSFGVFFLLARLLGPEAFGLVALSGIFLSFLQIFVDQGFSTAIVQRQDLEPEHLDTAFWTNLGVSILLATLSIICSGLVALFFKEPKIVPIICWLSLNFVLNGLSSVQQALLQRSLAFKSLAIRSLIAVVVGGIVGIILAFLGFGVWSLVGQYLANSVTQVIALWWVSDWRPRFRFSRKHFKELFAFGINVTGINLLNFVNQNSDNLLIGYFLDSVALGYYSVAYRIFMIVTQLMISVIQKIAMPVFSRLQQEPEKMRKAFYNAISFTSLVAFPVFIGISILSPDLIVTFFGEKWKTSVPVLQILTLVGPLYAGFYYNGTVIMAMGKPGWNLALYCIQAIGNFTCFWIAVRWGIVAVAASYVIRAYIMSPIPIFVLKKLINIKLTTYLQQYLTPLVATLAMGAGILGIKSLFNFTIKNLFNFPDIVNSYTLLFLCIVGGFLIYTGTITLIAPQYLQQIRNLLSSLFPKMSLKK, encoded by the coding sequence ATGGAACCACCAAAACAAACATCAAATTTACGACAAAAAGCAGTTAAAGGCGTACTTTGGTCTGCGATTGAAAGTTGGGGAAAACAGGCTGTTTCCTTTGGAGTGTTCTTCTTACTCGCCCGATTATTAGGGCCAGAAGCATTCGGTTTAGTAGCTTTATCGGGGATATTTTTAAGCTTTCTGCAAATTTTTGTAGATCAGGGATTTTCGACAGCAATTGTTCAGCGCCAAGACTTAGAACCAGAGCATTTAGATACTGCCTTTTGGACTAACTTAGGAGTGAGCATATTACTTGCGACTTTGAGTATTATTTGTTCTGGTTTAGTGGCCTTATTCTTTAAGGAACCTAAAATTGTACCGATTATTTGCTGGCTATCTTTAAACTTTGTACTGAATGGTCTTAGCAGTGTCCAACAAGCTCTTCTACAACGTTCACTAGCTTTCAAAAGTTTAGCTATACGTTCCTTGATAGCTGTGGTAGTTGGTGGTATTGTCGGCATAATTTTAGCATTTTTAGGTTTTGGTGTTTGGAGTTTAGTTGGTCAGTATTTAGCTAATAGTGTGACTCAAGTCATTGCTTTATGGTGGGTTAGCGATTGGCGACCTAGATTTAGATTTTCCCGAAAGCACTTCAAAGAATTATTTGCATTTGGGATTAATGTAACTGGTATTAACCTACTTAATTTTGTTAATCAAAACTCTGATAATTTATTAATCGGCTATTTTCTTGATTCTGTCGCTCTTGGTTATTACTCAGTGGCTTATCGAATTTTTATGATAGTTACTCAGTTAATGATTTCTGTGATTCAGAAGATAGCAATGCCTGTCTTCTCACGCTTGCAACAAGAACCAGAAAAGATGCGAAAAGCATTTTATAACGCAATTAGCTTTACTAGTCTTGTGGCTTTTCCAGTTTTTATAGGCATTTCAATTTTATCCCCTGATTTAATAGTGACTTTTTTTGGAGAAAAGTGGAAGACGAGTGTACCAGTCTTGCAGATATTAACTCTCGTTGGCCCCTTGTATGCGGGTTTTTATTACAATGGTACAGTCATTATGGCTATGGGCAAACCTGGTTGGAATTTAGCACTTTATTGTATACAGGCAATTGGCAACTTTACGTGCTTTTGGATAGCAGTACGTTGGGGAATAGTAGCGGTCGCAGCATCTTATGTTATTCGTGCTTATATTATGTCGCCTATACCCATATTTGTCTTGAAAAAATTAATCAATATTAAATTAACAACTTACTTGCAGCAATATCTCACTCCGTTAGTAGCGACTCTAGCAATGGGGGCTGGAATTTTAGGGATTAAAAGTTTGTTTAATTTCACTATAAAAAATTTATTCAATTTTCCAGATATAGTTAATTCATACACTTTGCTTTTCCTTTGTATAGTAGGTGGTTTTTTGATATATACCGGAACCATTACACTAATTGCACCACAATATCTACAACAGATAAGAAATCTCCTGAGTTCATTATTTCCTAAAATGAGTTTAAAAAAATAA
- a CDS encoding Coenzyme F420 hydrogenase/dehydrogenase, beta subunit C-terminal domain, with amino-acid sequence MLGNTSKNQEISKLFETVVDGGYCIGCGACAAVVDSPIKMKLDEYGKLCATLNEPVVQTSHQVSLETVCPFSNEGLNENQLAEEIFGKDCQYHNQIGYYLTTYAGFVTESDFRKRGSSGGMGNWIVTQLLSEGLVDGVIHVKPCTPSPTDPRLFKYQISKTIEEVRTGAKSRYYPIEISEVIQMLREQPGSYVIVGIPCFIKAIRLLMKQDPIIAERIKFCVGLICGHLKSIHFAQMFAWQGGIKPGDLLEFDFRYKFADRGANQYGMKAVGLKDGEVIEYVSPVRDLYGWDWGHGFFKYKACEYCDDVIAEAADIVVGDAWLPEYVNDSQGTNVVVVRNVLIQKLIEQAINTGNLHLNVITADEVAKSQSSGLNHRREGLAYRLYLADKRGEWRPNKRVKSQVSHLSRQLQKRQELRIKLGEESHIAFQKAIKSGQFSVFPKNMNFLVLQYQLTYPSTVLWKQFIQKCKKFIKSLLVK; translated from the coding sequence ATGTTAGGCAATACATCAAAAAATCAAGAAATATCCAAACTATTTGAAACTGTAGTAGATGGTGGTTATTGTATAGGTTGTGGTGCTTGTGCTGCTGTAGTTGATTCTCCCATCAAGATGAAACTCGATGAATATGGCAAGCTTTGTGCCACGCTGAATGAGCCAGTTGTTCAAACCTCTCATCAGGTTTCATTAGAAACAGTTTGTCCTTTTTCAAATGAAGGATTAAATGAAAATCAGCTTGCTGAGGAAATATTCGGTAAAGATTGTCAATATCACAACCAAATTGGCTACTATCTGACAACTTATGCAGGTTTTGTCACCGAAAGTGATTTCCGTAAACGTGGTAGTTCAGGTGGTATGGGTAATTGGATTGTTACTCAACTTCTGAGTGAGGGTTTAGTTGATGGAGTTATTCATGTTAAGCCTTGTACGCCTTCGCCAACAGATCCCAGATTATTTAAATACCAAATATCTAAAACTATAGAAGAGGTGCGTACCGGAGCAAAATCACGATATTACCCAATTGAAATCTCGGAAGTTATACAAATGCTACGAGAGCAGCCTGGAAGTTATGTAATAGTTGGTATTCCATGTTTTATTAAAGCTATTCGGCTGCTGATGAAGCAAGATCCCATAATTGCTGAACGAATAAAATTTTGTGTGGGTCTAATTTGTGGACATTTAAAAAGTATTCATTTTGCACAAATGTTTGCTTGGCAAGGTGGAATCAAACCAGGTGATCTTTTAGAGTTTGATTTCCGATATAAGTTTGCTGATAGAGGTGCAAATCAATATGGGATGAAAGCTGTTGGTTTAAAAGATGGTGAAGTGATTGAATATGTTAGTCCAGTGCGTGATTTATATGGTTGGGATTGGGGACATGGTTTTTTTAAATATAAAGCTTGTGAATATTGTGATGATGTAATTGCGGAAGCAGCAGATATAGTTGTTGGTGATGCTTGGCTACCTGAATATGTTAATGATAGTCAAGGCACAAATGTAGTTGTTGTTCGTAATGTATTAATTCAAAAATTAATTGAACAAGCAATAAATACAGGTAATCTACATCTTAATGTCATCACGGCCGATGAAGTTGCAAAATCACAATCTTCGGGACTAAACCATCGCAGAGAAGGTTTAGCCTACCGTTTATATTTGGCGGACAAACGTGGTGAATGGCGGCCGAATAAGCGGGTTAAATCGCAAGTTAGTCATTTGAGTAGACAACTGCAAAAACGACAAGAACTGAGAATCAAATTAGGCGAGGAAAGTCACATTGCTTTTCAAAAAGCTATCAAATCTGGACAGTTTTCTGTTTTCCCAAAAAATATGAATTTTTTGGTGTTGCAATATCAATTGACTTATCCATCTACTGTTTTATGGAAGCAATTTATTCAAAAGTGTAAAAAATTTATCAAAAGCCTATTAGTTAAGTAA
- a CDS encoding polysaccharide pyruvyl transferase family protein, translating to MKAVITGITGLRNRGVEAMVVTTIEQLRQRQPKLDMSILTETLDYDEVRLQQYNVDLISDGSLRPLHKLQRWRNNLSQFYKPIAPAYKDMLRLLDGASVAIASGGDVFSSDYGVNFLKRQLQPLEYALDAGIPVVFLAQSIGPFKTQAEAEIWLNVARRSKLVTVREGFSYKYVTKDLGLSSEIVKHTADPAFLLPPAPPEIVANLRKLYNINPELPLVALGISQGICRYTRTDYEQHIKVWCQVIKMILDEFGAQVILVPHVHDYRPHNDDRILAGQLQRLLNFDPRVQLAGAEHTASEFKGLISTCDLVVSERMHAAIAGLSSGVCTLPIGYSVKAEGIMTDLLGAEMVHQGLLISAQQFLDIDTACNTIRSAWQQRQQVSAHLNSVLPEIKQRTATNFDFIAQILA from the coding sequence GTGAAAGCAGTTATTACAGGAATTACTGGATTACGTAACCGGGGTGTGGAAGCAATGGTTGTTACCACCATTGAGCAGCTACGCCAACGTCAGCCAAAGCTGGATATGAGTATCCTCACGGAAACGCTTGATTATGATGAAGTTAGGTTGCAACAGTACAACGTAGATTTAATTAGTGATGGTTCCTTAAGACCTCTTCATAAACTTCAACGCTGGCGGAACAATTTATCTCAGTTTTACAAGCCCATAGCGCCTGCCTACAAAGATATGTTGCGGTTGCTGGATGGTGCATCGGTGGCGATCGCATCTGGTGGCGATGTATTTAGCTCTGATTACGGTGTGAACTTTCTCAAAAGACAACTCCAACCTTTGGAGTATGCTTTAGATGCTGGCATACCTGTAGTATTCCTAGCACAATCTATTGGGCCTTTTAAAACTCAAGCAGAAGCCGAAATTTGGCTGAATGTTGCTCGTCGCTCCAAGTTAGTGACTGTCAGAGAAGGATTTTCTTACAAGTATGTAACTAAAGATTTAGGTCTGTCTTCAGAGATCGTTAAACACACAGCTGATCCAGCATTTTTGCTCCCACCAGCACCGCCAGAAATTGTGGCTAATCTGCGGAAATTGTACAACATCAATCCAGAGCTTCCCTTAGTTGCCCTTGGAATTAGTCAAGGTATTTGTCGCTATACTCGGACTGACTATGAGCAACACATCAAAGTTTGGTGTCAAGTAATCAAGATGATTCTTGATGAATTTGGGGCGCAGGTAATACTGGTTCCCCATGTACATGATTATCGTCCTCACAACGACGATCGCATTCTCGCCGGACAATTGCAGAGATTATTAAACTTCGATCCTCGTGTCCAGTTAGCTGGTGCTGAACATACAGCCTCAGAATTTAAAGGTTTGATCAGTACTTGCGATTTAGTTGTGTCTGAGAGAATGCACGCTGCGATCGCCGGCTTATCAAGTGGTGTTTGTACCTTACCCATAGGTTACTCTGTCAAAGCCGAAGGAATTATGACTGATTTACTGGGTGCAGAAATGGTTCACCAAGGATTGCTGATATCTGCTCAACAGTTTCTAGATATTGATACAGCTTGCAACACAATTCGTAGTGCTTGGCAGCAGCGTCAGCAAGTATCTGCTCATTTAAACTCAGTTTTACCAGAAATCAAACAAAGAACAGCAACTAATTTTGACTTCATCGCACAGATATTAGCTTAA
- a CDS encoding glycosyltransferase family 2 protein, with the protein MKELEPNQVPLVGVIIPLYNKGKYIARAIDSVLGQTYQNFEIIVVNDGSTDDSPDIVSNYHDSRIRIIHQINSGPGAARNRGITESKAPFLSFLDADDEWLPEFLEKSVENLQQHPECLLSVSGHFRGEERTSWQEHLPHFLVTEGVWRLPTEMKPQLVKSAIDFFHSGAVLCSRQIIEQFGGFYSKDRCTYGEDSYLWIQAALNYQIYLDPTPLMWHHTEASELGQGRKEVRPPWPKLTDPEPIRNHCPPEYRSLLEHCLAYYALLAAYRHVYVGDTQTVKALLESFPMSKTFYPNYIKLKIRLTFVELFNKFWKFRNWLNQTKIAS; encoded by the coding sequence ATGAAAGAATTGGAGCCAAACCAAGTTCCGCTTGTGGGTGTGATTATACCTTTGTACAACAAAGGTAAGTATATTGCTAGAGCGATCGACTCTGTACTAGGGCAAACATATCAAAACTTTGAAATCATCGTTGTGAATGATGGCTCTACGGATGATAGCCCAGATATTGTCAGCAATTATCACGATTCCCGCATCCGCATCATTCACCAAATAAATAGCGGCCCTGGTGCAGCACGTAACAGAGGTATCACCGAAAGCAAGGCTCCCTTTCTCTCATTTCTTGATGCTGATGATGAGTGGCTACCAGAATTTTTAGAGAAGTCAGTAGAAAATCTTCAACAACACCCTGAGTGCTTGCTGAGTGTGAGTGGACATTTTCGAGGAGAAGAACGTACAAGTTGGCAAGAACATCTTCCCCATTTTCTGGTAACAGAAGGTGTATGGCGACTGCCCACTGAGATGAAACCGCAATTAGTGAAATCTGCGATCGATTTCTTCCACTCTGGAGCGGTATTATGCTCACGGCAGATCATCGAACAATTTGGTGGTTTTTATAGCAAAGATCGCTGCACTTATGGCGAAGATTCTTATTTATGGATACAAGCAGCATTAAATTACCAAATTTATTTAGACCCCACCCCACTCATGTGGCATCATACTGAAGCATCGGAACTTGGGCAAGGACGCAAAGAAGTACGACCGCCTTGGCCCAAACTTACAGATCCAGAACCCATCAGAAATCACTGTCCCCCAGAATATCGTTCTCTCCTGGAGCATTGTTTAGCATATTACGCATTACTAGCAGCTTATCGCCATGTTTATGTCGGTGATACTCAAACTGTCAAAGCTCTGTTAGAGAGTTTTCCTATGAGCAAAACTTTCTATCCAAATTATATTAAATTAAAAATTCGCTTAACCTTCGTAGAACTATTCAACAAATTTTGGAAATTCAGGAATTGGTTAAATCAGACAAAAATAGCATCTTAA
- a CDS encoding glycosyltransferase family 4 protein, with the protein MKSIFLPRTNDDNPYQKELIHHLNKLDIQADFPHPSSSTTFFLPAVLLPQKADVVHLHWLHPFFAGSNTVEKSLKLSFFILELIILKLLRTKIIWTVHNLKNHENKSLILDNLCSYLVAKLADAIIAHCDSAKAEVIKSFSLNDNQDKVFVVPHGNYINCYDNDIEKTLARKSLNIDDSAVVFLFLGMIRPYKGVLELIDTFKQLHNDASQLVIAGKVYQNSPEMTDMLLQKIDNEPNIKFIPGFVPSEKLQIYLNACDVVVFPYRDILTSGAVMLAMSFGRACIAPRKGCIAEVLDHSGAFLYDIDDEYGLIQAMKLALEQQKQLSNMGQYNRQLAEKYDWLNIAKITSNVYQSCM; encoded by the coding sequence ATGAAATCTATATTTCTACCACGAACAAATGATGATAATCCCTACCAAAAAGAGCTAATTCATCACCTCAATAAATTAGATATTCAAGCAGATTTTCCTCATCCTTCCTCTTCAACAACTTTCTTTTTGCCAGCAGTATTGTTGCCTCAAAAAGCAGATGTAGTACACTTACATTGGCTCCATCCATTTTTCGCAGGTTCTAATACTGTAGAAAAATCTCTAAAATTATCATTTTTTATTTTAGAATTAATTATCTTAAAGCTCCTAAGAACCAAAATTATTTGGACTGTACATAATCTAAAAAATCATGAAAATAAAAGCTTGATTTTAGATAATTTATGTAGTTATTTAGTGGCTAAATTAGCTGATGCGATTATTGCCCATTGTGACTCAGCTAAAGCAGAAGTTATCAAAAGTTTTTCCCTGAACGATAATCAAGATAAAGTATTTGTAGTCCCGCATGGTAACTATATCAACTGTTACGATAACGATATCGAAAAAACTCTAGCCCGCAAAAGCTTAAATATAGATGATTCTGCTGTGGTTTTCCTATTCCTGGGGATGATTAGACCCTACAAAGGAGTCTTAGAACTAATAGATACATTTAAACAACTGCATAATGATGCAAGTCAACTAGTGATTGCAGGTAAAGTATATCAAAACAGTCCAGAAATGACAGATATGCTTTTACAGAAGATTGATAACGAGCCAAACATCAAATTTATACCCGGATTTGTCCCTTCGGAGAAACTTCAAATTTATCTGAACGCTTGTGATGTAGTCGTATTTCCCTATCGAGATATTCTCACTTCAGGTGCTGTAATGTTAGCAATGTCTTTTGGTCGAGCCTGTATTGCGCCCCGCAAAGGATGTATCGCAGAAGTCTTAGATCATTCTGGAGCATTTTTATATGACATTGATGATGAATATGGTTTAATTCAAGCTATGAAATTGGCGTTAGAACAACAAAAACAACTATCAAATATGGGTCAATATAATCGCCAACTAGCAGAGAAATATGATTGGCTAAACATTGCCAAAATAACGAGCAATGTATATCAATCTTGTATGTAA
- a CDS encoding glycosyltransferase family A protein, translated as MNSSLPGQPIVSVIVPTFNRANFLSRAISSILQQTFSNFELIIVDDGSTDNTAEVVKEFTDPRIKFLPLGKNYGGSYARNQGIKAASTEFIAFLDSDDEWLPEKLELQVKRLQESDDPLATVVYCLGYECVEGQQKIPSLHLYEGDVFDDLLRGWLPPTTSLFMVKRSALLEVNGFDESLPSFQDYDLWLSLAAANNHFLVVDKPLIIRYFHPQQIGGNLQAKLEGLRIFKNKWGTVIKQRTGAINYHRVIGVRTSIVQLLRVNKELDKGNKITALFYILALLKFLPWSGKLFAKGIIRVIFGAKVYKLLFELKYALFYRNQNKSSTAI; from the coding sequence ATGAATTCATCTCTCCCAGGACAACCAATCGTTAGTGTAATAGTTCCAACATTTAATAGAGCTAATTTTTTATCAAGAGCAATTTCTAGTATTCTCCAACAGACTTTCTCTAATTTTGAATTGATTATTGTTGATGATGGCTCTACAGATAATACTGCTGAAGTAGTTAAAGAATTTACCGATCCACGAATTAAGTTTTTACCTTTAGGTAAGAATTATGGAGGTAGCTATGCACGTAATCAAGGCATTAAAGCAGCCAGCACAGAATTCATCGCATTTTTAGACAGTGATGATGAATGGTTACCTGAGAAGTTAGAGTTACAGGTAAAACGTTTACAAGAAAGTGATGATCCTCTGGCAACTGTTGTTTATTGCTTAGGTTATGAATGTGTAGAGGGACAACAGAAAATACCCAGTTTACATCTTTATGAAGGAGATGTTTTTGATGATTTATTGAGAGGTTGGCTACCTCCTACCACTTCACTATTTATGGTGAAACGTTCTGCCTTACTAGAAGTTAATGGCTTTGATGAAAGTTTACCTAGTTTTCAAGACTATGATTTATGGTTGAGTCTAGCAGCAGCCAATAACCATTTTTTAGTAGTCGATAAACCACTAATTATTAGATATTTTCATCCCCAGCAGATTGGAGGTAATTTGCAAGCTAAATTAGAGGGATTAAGGATTTTCAAAAATAAGTGGGGGACAGTTATAAAACAACGGACAGGAGCGATTAATTATCATCGTGTTATAGGAGTAAGAACATCCATAGTCCAGTTACTTCGAGTAAATAAAGAACTTGATAAAGGAAATAAAATTACTGCTCTTTTCTATATTCTTGCCTTACTAAAATTCCTTCCCTGGTCTGGAAAACTTTTCGCTAAGGGAATTATAAGAGTAATTTTTGGGGCTAAAGTGTACAAATTATTATTTGAATTGAAATATGCTTTATTTTATAGGAATCAAAATAAAAGTTCTACAGCGATATAA
- a CDS encoding glycosyltransferase, with the protein MSKPNVVIFCGRILPPSETFIRAQGEGLKNFEPYYVGSRFVKGLSLPSERTLVVNEGGSFGAFQEVLFKVTGISPKVRKKVKQLNPVLLHAHFGVCGALALPLVQSLNLPMIVTFHGLDATMKDEYARKNSISTRVYLKRRELLKQQANLFITVSKFLKAELVQQGFPSEKILVHYIGVDTELFQPQPITNREPIVLFVGRLVEKKGCEYLIKAMERVQAENPEIALLVIGDGPLRNSLENLAKSLLKNYRFLGSQPPEVVKHWMQIAKIFCVPSIRAESGDCESFGIVFAEAQAMGLPVVSFASGGIPEVVAHQETGFLAPERDVQTLAEYVLQLFNDSVLWQSFSQNGRQRVENMFNLHKQTQILEEKYQMLLNNQM; encoded by the coding sequence ATGTCTAAGCCAAATGTAGTTATTTTCTGTGGACGCATTCTCCCTCCTTCAGAAACATTTATCCGCGCTCAAGGAGAAGGTCTAAAAAATTTTGAACCTTATTATGTGGGTTCTCGTTTTGTCAAAGGATTATCTCTACCTTCAGAGCGCACGTTAGTAGTTAATGAAGGTGGAAGTTTTGGAGCTTTCCAAGAGGTATTGTTTAAAGTCACAGGAATATCACCAAAAGTCAGGAAAAAAGTAAAACAGCTAAATCCTGTTTTACTTCATGCTCATTTTGGCGTTTGTGGAGCTTTAGCTCTTCCTTTAGTACAGTCTTTAAATCTACCTATGATTGTTACCTTTCATGGACTCGATGCTACCATGAAGGATGAATATGCTAGAAAAAATTCTATCAGTACTCGTGTTTATCTCAAACGGCGAGAATTACTTAAACAACAGGCCAATTTATTTATTACTGTATCAAAATTTTTGAAAGCGGAACTTGTTCAGCAAGGTTTTCCTTCAGAAAAAATATTAGTGCATTATATAGGTGTAGATACAGAACTTTTTCAACCTCAGCCAATAACTAATCGAGAGCCGATAGTTCTTTTTGTTGGACGGCTAGTTGAGAAGAAAGGCTGTGAGTATTTGATAAAAGCGATGGAGAGAGTACAGGCAGAAAATCCTGAAATAGCTTTGCTAGTGATCGGTGATGGACCTCTCCGCAATTCTTTAGAAAATTTAGCTAAGTCCTTACTCAAAAACTATCGTTTTCTAGGCTCCCAACCACCAGAGGTTGTAAAACATTGGATGCAAATAGCCAAAATATTTTGTGTTCCTAGTATTAGAGCGGAGTCTGGTGATTGCGAAAGTTTTGGTATAGTGTTTGCTGAGGCTCAAGCAATGGGTTTACCAGTAGTTAGCTTTGCTAGTGGTGGAATTCCTGAAGTAGTAGCACATCAAGAGACTGGTTTTCTAGCACCTGAACGAGATGTTCAAACTCTTGCAGAGTATGTTTTACAGCTATTTAATGATAGTGTTCTCTGGCAAAGCTTTAGTCAAAATGGCCGACAACGAGTAGAAAATATGTTTAATCTTCATAAGCAAACGCAGATTTTAGAAGAAAAATACCAAATGCTCCTCAATAATCAGATGTAA
- a CDS encoding glycosyltransferase family 4 protein yields MKILVSAYACRPKMGSEPGVGWNMVQELAHKCEAVWVITRQDNQPSIEAELSKMPVPGLKFVYHDLPAWARWWNRGQTALYFHYYFWQIGAYFQARKLHEQINFNLVHHVTYGRYCFPSFLSLLPIPFVWGPLGGGEVAPKPFWRDFHWSGKVYESLREVSRWIGERDPFVKMTAKRSAVAIVCTSETADCVSALGTKRIEKILGQTGVNQQDIAQFEQYNVSQFQAPIRFISMGRLLHWKGFHLGLRAFAAANLENGEYWIIGEGPERPRLEALANKLGIAEKVKFLGSRPREEALRILGESCALIHPSLHDFSPTVCIEAMAASRPVICLNLGGPAFQITEQTGFKITGNNPEDAVKGMAEAMVRLAKDPELRAKMGQAGQKRVSELYNWEIKANSLVALYEDILTCQQSLLSQSVIQTKENNAQVI; encoded by the coding sequence ATGAAAATTTTAGTTTCTGCCTATGCCTGTAGACCAAAGATGGGGTCTGAACCAGGAGTTGGTTGGAATATGGTTCAAGAACTAGCTCACAAATGTGAGGCTGTATGGGTAATTACACGTCAAGATAATCAACCCAGCATTGAAGCTGAACTATCCAAAATGCCAGTTCCAGGGTTGAAGTTTGTGTATCATGACTTACCTGCTTGGGCTAGATGGTGGAACCGAGGACAAACAGCACTGTATTTTCACTACTATTTTTGGCAAATAGGTGCATATTTTCAAGCCAGGAAACTACATGAGCAAATTAATTTTAATTTGGTACATCATGTTACCTACGGTCGATATTGTTTTCCTAGCTTTTTATCACTATTACCTATACCGTTTGTTTGGGGGCCATTGGGGGGCGGTGAAGTTGCACCGAAGCCATTTTGGCGTGATTTTCATTGGAGTGGCAAAGTTTATGAAAGTTTGCGGGAAGTTAGCCGTTGGATAGGTGAACGCGACCCTTTTGTGAAAATGACTGCCAAAAGAAGTGCTGTAGCAATAGTTTGCACATCAGAAACAGCTGATTGTGTAAGTGCATTAGGTACAAAACGTATTGAGAAGATATTGGGACAAACAGGTGTTAATCAACAAGATATAGCTCAATTCGAGCAATATAATGTTTCGCAATTCCAAGCTCCTATAAGATTTATCAGTATGGGGCGTTTACTGCATTGGAAAGGATTTCATCTTGGGTTACGTGCCTTTGCAGCAGCTAACTTAGAAAATGGGGAATACTGGATTATTGGTGAAGGCCCGGAACGTCCAAGATTAGAAGCTTTAGCTAATAAACTAGGAATTGCTGAAAAGGTCAAATTTTTAGGAAGTCGGCCTCGTGAAGAAGCACTAAGGATATTGGGAGAATCTTGTGCTTTAATTCATCCTAGTTTGCATGATTTTTCGCCTACGGTTTGCATAGAAGCAATGGCAGCCAGTAGACCTGTAATCTGTTTGAATTTAGGAGGCCCAGCTTTTCAGATTACGGAGCAAACTGGTTTTAAAATTACGGGTAATAACCCTGAAGATGCGGTTAAAGGTATGGCAGAGGCAATGGTTCGTCTAGCTAAAGATCCAGAACTCAGAGCCAAGATGGGACAAGCAGGTCAAAAGCGGGTGAGTGAGTTATACAACTGGGAAATTAAAGCAAATTCTTTAGTGGCACTTTATGAAGATATTTTGACTTGCCAACAGTCTCTATTATCACAAAGTGTAATTCAGACCAAAGAAAATAACGCTCAGGTTATTTAA